TGGTCTACCTGTACTCCTCCTTTTGCTCCCACTCTCTTCTTCCTCTGGGTTGAAGTCAGAGTCACTGTTGCTCCCGCTCTCCCCCACTTCTGGGTTGAATTCTGAGTCACTGTTCTTACTCTCCACAAACTCCTCAGGGTCAAAGGTCTGTcgtttcctcttcctccctgccctgAATGCCCTCTTCACTCTCTTCTGCCCAGTCTCtggctctccactctcctctatcATTACCTGTTGTTCAGTCTGACTCGCTGAGTTTGAGATGAACTCCtgtccctcttccttctccttggTCCCGTAGCCAAGGCCTGGGTGGTAGCGCTGGATGTGGCTTTTCAGACTCACGTTGTGGTTGAAGGACTTGTCACATTGCTGGCACTTATACGGCCGCTCGCCTGTGTGGAGGCGCATGTGGGACTTGAGATGGCTCGCTTGGTTGAAGGAGCGCTGACACTCGGGGCATGTGTAGGACTTGTCCCCGCTGTGGACTACCATGTGTCTTTCCAGGATGTGTTTTTTGTTGAACTCCATTTTACAGATGTTGCAAATGTGCTGTGTGGGCCCTCTGTGACCTTGAATGTGGCCGTCTCGGGCTTTAATGTCGCTAAATCGTTTGGGGCAGTCGGGGCATTCGTAGGGCTTTTCCACACGCGGGTGGCTCTCCTCGTGCCTTAGTTTCTCCGGCCTGCTCTGGAGCGACTTGAGGCAGTACTTGCACTCGTGCACATAGCCTGGCTTGTGGATTCTTCTGTGAATGTTAAGAGAGACCTCGTTAACGAACCGCTTGCCACAGTCCTGACAGACGAACGGCTTCACGTGCTCGCAGACGTGAGTCTTGGAGCCTTTGGTGAACGTGCCGCAATCCGGGCAGAGCGCTGGGGAATCCCCTTCGGAATCTGAGGCTAGAAGTTCACCTAACTCCACCTCCGGTTCCCACTCCCTATCagagctctcctcctcctcctccttaatttcttcctcctccttcatttcttcctcctccttcatttcttcctccccctccattTCTTCCTCCCCCACCTCTTTTTGTTCCTCCTCTAATAACTGACGTTTCTTCTTAATGGCTTTGTCGTCGTGAACTTCGTCCTCCAAACAAAGAGTCGTCTCAAACACCAGGGTTTGAATGTCCTCCAGACCTTTGTTGCAGATATCACCATCGTTACTCTCCAACAGAAGACCACTTTCCTCCGCAGTCTGCAAggacaatgaacaaaaatgagcAATCGCTACAACGAATCAGTAATAAATCTTCAATGTACTTACAATTGGAGCTCTTATACCAATAGTTCCACATAACTATTGGCTAGAGAGAAACACAATGCAGATGAAGAAGGGACATCAACACCCCACAGAATCTCCCTAAATATGTAATATTCTATGGATGCATCTCAACCTATTTTGACTATGGACAAAAATACTGCCAACCTCCTGATTTCACTTAGTTTACAAATCATAGCCATAGCTGATGACAATTGTAGTTACTGGTTTACGTGACTAACACCTCCCCATTAAAAGGTTGGTTGTTTTTATGGCTTGTGTGAATTTGCATTCATGCAGTGTAAACATTGATCAGTGAAAAATGATAAAGGCTACCTTCAAGGTCTGATTATTGAAGGTGCCTGTTGACATGCCAGTAGTGCCGGTGGGAGCATCAGTTGTGCCAGTTGATACTTTGGCTGCTGAGGGGGACAGGTATTCAGCTGGGAGGTTAAAGGGCTGGCTCTTCCATTGGCTCCGGTGGTCACAGTGGTTGCAGAACCGGTTGATGGTGAGCAGGGTGTCTTGGATGAACTTGTCGATGTTGCAGGAGCCGCGACAGACTGGACAAGTCTTGAACAACGGAAGGAGGCAGTCTTCATAGACCACATACTTCCTCGCCATGTACACCGTGACAGAGTTTAACCTGGAAGAAGATATTTTTTAATCATAGGTTACTACCGATTGGGCTTCGCAAGCAGGCCAGACAGTGAGACCGTTCAAAAGTAATTAAGCATAGTTGCATGACACTTTTCAATTGAACAGTCGCTCATAGATTAGGAGGACAGGTGGCCTAAGTCGTTAGCCAATTCATTTAGAATAGTTCCCCACGGGCTACTTAAAAGTAAAATTTAAGTTTATACCGGTTCACATCCCTGTGTGGTATGTCCTCCGTAAACCTTGTATTGACTCCTACATTCTTCTGGATTGGCTGCACTTGGATGGCTGTAAATCGAATACAGTAGCATGTTAGGTAATTTCCATGTAAAaagacccatgagcaccaacgtgAAGTTCATAAGAGCATGTTGAATAGGATATCAAATGAAAGCtgaaaagtgtgcaaagctgtcaaaggcaacgggtggctactttgaataatcgaaaatcaaaaatatattttgatttaacacttttgttttctacatgattccataagtgttatttcatagtttatgtcttcactattattctacaatgttgtgtTATTATTTTAGGTTGAGGTTATTATAATGTGTCtactttctctctataccatttgtattttatatacctttgactattggatgttcttataggcacattAGTAtggccagcctaatctcgggagttgattggcttgaagtcataaacagtgctgtgcttcaagcattgctaagagctactgtttgaatgaatgcttacgagcctgctgctgcctaccacacttaattataataaacagacaaatgcgagccttaggtcattaatatggtcaaatctg
This genomic stretch from Oncorhynchus kisutch isolate 150728-3 linkage group LG24, Okis_V2, whole genome shotgun sequence harbors:
- the LOC109869121 gene encoding RE1-silencing transcription factor isoform X1, with amino-acid sequence MSHISTVTTCSFLGCSKARTDTLHSLPKDPETRRQWVQFLFTSNPDVHIGTTTRICSAHFNRDSFLNWGPKSMGYAKLFVLKPDAIPTIFPIHEVSVEHMTSGVTKDEGCQYEPPSVCNIMVPSPPRPVLVPLKHNVSTQAYYYRGKNTNKAIQVQPIQKNVGVNTRFTEDIPHRDVNRLNSVTVYMARKYVVYEDCLLPLFKTCPVCRGSCNIDKFIQDTLLTINRFCNHCDHRSQWKSQPFNLPAEYLSPSAAKVSTGTTDAPTGTTGMSTGTFNNQTLKTAEESGLLLESNDGDICNKGLEDIQTLVFETTLCLEDEVHDDKAIKKKRQLLEEEQKEVGEEEMEGEEEMKEEEEMKEEEEIKEEEEESSDREWEPEVELGELLASDSEGDSPALCPDCGTFTKGSKTHVCEHVKPFVCQDCGKRFVNEVSLNIHRRIHKPGYVHECKYCLKSLQSRPEKLRHEESHPRVEKPYECPDCPKRFSDIKARDGHIQGHRGPTQHICNICKMEFNKKHILERHMVVHSGDKSYTCPECQRSFNQASHLKSHMRLHTGERPYKCQQCDKSFNHNVSLKSHIQRYHPGLGYGTKEKEEGQEFISNSASQTEQQVMIEESGEPETGQKRVKRAFRAGRKRKRQTFDPEEFVESKNSDSEFNPEVGESGSNSDSDFNPEEEESGSKRRSTGRPIGRPKGRPGTSRKIYAGTVGKELDGSNLNEHKSAKQWEQEEERQSDPEVVGERGSKRKATSRGRGRGRGRPKTIREMHEGTTCEELVGSNLNEQVPPIETALSELLESCWPIQNVDEAFDPIPN
- the LOC109869121 gene encoding zinc finger protein 177 isoform X2 — its product is MTSGVTKDEGCQYEPPSVCNIMVPSPPRPVLVPLKHNVSTQAYYYRGKNTNKAIQVQPIQKNVGVNTRFTEDIPHRDVNRLNSVTVYMARKYVVYEDCLLPLFKTCPVCRGSCNIDKFIQDTLLTINRFCNHCDHRSQWKSQPFNLPAEYLSPSAAKVSTGTTDAPTGTTGMSTGTFNNQTLKTAEESGLLLESNDGDICNKGLEDIQTLVFETTLCLEDEVHDDKAIKKKRQLLEEEQKEVGEEEMEGEEEMKEEEEMKEEEEIKEEEEESSDREWEPEVELGELLASDSEGDSPALCPDCGTFTKGSKTHVCEHVKPFVCQDCGKRFVNEVSLNIHRRIHKPGYVHECKYCLKSLQSRPEKLRHEESHPRVEKPYECPDCPKRFSDIKARDGHIQGHRGPTQHICNICKMEFNKKHILERHMVVHSGDKSYTCPECQRSFNQASHLKSHMRLHTGERPYKCQQCDKSFNHNVSLKSHIQRYHPGLGYGTKEKEEGQEFISNSASQTEQQVMIEESGEPETGQKRVKRAFRAGRKRKRQTFDPEEFVESKNSDSEFNPEVGESGSNSDSDFNPEEEESGSKRRSTGRPIGRPKGRPGTSRKIYAGTVGKELDGSNLNEHKSAKQWEQEEERQSDPEVVGERGSKRKATSRGRGRGRGRPKTIREMHEGTTCEELVGSNLNEQVPPIETALSELLESCWPIQNVDEAFDPIPN
- the LOC109869121 gene encoding zinc finger protein 177 isoform X3, producing the protein MSQAIQVQPIQKNVGVNTRFTEDIPHRDVNRLNSVTVYMARKYVVYEDCLLPLFKTCPVCRGSCNIDKFIQDTLLTINRFCNHCDHRSQWKSQPFNLPAEYLSPSAAKVSTGTTDAPTGTTGMSTGTFNNQTLKTAEESGLLLESNDGDICNKGLEDIQTLVFETTLCLEDEVHDDKAIKKKRQLLEEEQKEVGEEEMEGEEEMKEEEEMKEEEEIKEEEEESSDREWEPEVELGELLASDSEGDSPALCPDCGTFTKGSKTHVCEHVKPFVCQDCGKRFVNEVSLNIHRRIHKPGYVHECKYCLKSLQSRPEKLRHEESHPRVEKPYECPDCPKRFSDIKARDGHIQGHRGPTQHICNICKMEFNKKHILERHMVVHSGDKSYTCPECQRSFNQASHLKSHMRLHTGERPYKCQQCDKSFNHNVSLKSHIQRYHPGLGYGTKEKEEGQEFISNSASQTEQQVMIEESGEPETGQKRVKRAFRAGRKRKRQTFDPEEFVESKNSDSEFNPEVGESGSNSDSDFNPEEEESGSKRRSTGRPIGRPKGRPGTSRKIYAGTVGKELDGSNLNEHKSAKQWEQEEERQSDPEVVGERGSKRKATSRGRGRGRGRPKTIREMHEGTTCEELVGSNLNEQVPPIETALSELLESCWPIQNVDEAFDPIPN
- the LOC109869121 gene encoding zinc finger protein 177 isoform X4 codes for the protein MARKYVVYEDCLLPLFKTCPVCRGSCNIDKFIQDTLLTINRFCNHCDHRSQWKSQPFNLPAEYLSPSAAKVSTGTTDAPTGTTGMSTGTFNNQTLKTAEESGLLLESNDGDICNKGLEDIQTLVFETTLCLEDEVHDDKAIKKKRQLLEEEQKEVGEEEMEGEEEMKEEEEMKEEEEIKEEEEESSDREWEPEVELGELLASDSEGDSPALCPDCGTFTKGSKTHVCEHVKPFVCQDCGKRFVNEVSLNIHRRIHKPGYVHECKYCLKSLQSRPEKLRHEESHPRVEKPYECPDCPKRFSDIKARDGHIQGHRGPTQHICNICKMEFNKKHILERHMVVHSGDKSYTCPECQRSFNQASHLKSHMRLHTGERPYKCQQCDKSFNHNVSLKSHIQRYHPGLGYGTKEKEEGQEFISNSASQTEQQVMIEESGEPETGQKRVKRAFRAGRKRKRQTFDPEEFVESKNSDSEFNPEVGESGSNSDSDFNPEEEESGSKRRSTGRPIGRPKGRPGTSRKIYAGTVGKELDGSNLNEHKSAKQWEQEEERQSDPEVVGERGSKRKATSRGRGRGRGRPKTIREMHEGTTCEELVGSNLNEQVPPIETALSELLESCWPIQNVDEAFDPIPN